The Centroberyx gerrardi isolate f3 chromosome 13, fCenGer3.hap1.cur.20231027, whole genome shotgun sequence genome contains the following window.
ACATGTAAGAGGCAGTTTAGAAGCCTCCATAGAGTCGGCAAGTGCATCCGGATTTGATGGGATCTGGGATGAAGAGCTTGAGGAAAAGGCACTCTCCTGATTGCTTTTAGATGTGTTGCTcaaagttttctgtgtgaatTCACTCCTTGTCTGAGGATGTTGGTTTGACTCCCTGCACTTACTTTCCTGGTGTCTCTCACAGTCTTCATAGTGGTCAAAGTCTTTCCCACAACAGGAACATAGGTATGGGCTCTGTTCAGTGTGACATCTCATGTGCCTCGTCAAGTCACTGGAACTAGTAAAGATTTCCCCACATATAGAGCATGTTTTGACACGGCTGcttcttttacacatttgctcttCTGAGGAGTCCGATGATAATGAATCCTTGGGTAGAGCGTTTGAAAGCCCAGTTTTATTTTCACTAGGCGAGGACTCTTTAGTATTATCAGTAGGTCTTGGTTTGGAATGAGTTAAGCTTGCAGAACACTTTGGATCTGTCCGCCTCTTTCTTTTACTGCTGACCAGACAACTCTTCTGGTGTTTGTCAAAGCTCTTTCTGTAAGTGAAAGCCTTGCCACAGACGCGACAAGTAAGACTGTGGTCCCCGTAAGACTGCTCAAAGTTCGGAAGAGTATTCAAATTTGATGGGTTGGGTCTTGCAGTGCTTGCCAACAAAGGAAGCTCACTCTCACTTCTCCTTGAAACATTAGTCTCAATGTCAGTCTTTGGTTTAGGGTGCAAATTTATCTTCTCAAAAAAGCTACTTTGGCTAGTAGAATGGTTTGGGTCTGACTGTCGGTGTTTTTTACCCAATCTGGTCGTCAGGCAACCACTTTCAGATATCTGATGCCTCTTCAGTTTGCTAAGGGAACCGAAACCCTGGCCACAGACATGACACTTGAAGCTTTTAGAGGATGTCCCGCTACCGGTTTGCAGAAAGTAAAACCATTTTTTGTCCAGTTCATTGTCACTAgattcattttcatcatgaGGAAGCAGTACTTCAACAGAGGCTCCTTGATCCTCAGACAAATCATCCACATCCTGCTGTCCATCTCCAGCTACATTCCTTGTGGATTCTGAATTTGTCTCCTCCAAGCTTTCAACCCTATCCGTTTTGGACTCGCTGCCAAGTGAGACGTGCTTATGCCAATCTTCAGGGACACACATGGATCCAGATTTGGCAACTGTGTCTCGTTTGTCAGTGTCCACTTTCTGTAAGTGATAGGACAGGCTGGAAAGGATGCAGTCATCACCAGAGGATGACAGAGCTAGAAaaattgacaaaaaacaaaataattgcaatatcTGAAACTACGGTAATAAAGAAGAGAATTAGAAATTGAGTGAAATGAAGTACTACCTTTTGGGGCCTCATGTCCATGATGTTTGTGATGCTGAATAAGTGTATTCAATGGCTGAGGTTGATTCATGAACTCTGCACACTCCTTCAGGATAGTGGGGGAAAGACTGAGCCAATGGGCTGTCTAGGAATGAAACAAAACTGTTCAGATCTGCAGGCATTATTATAGTTAAAGGAAGAAaacaggcgtgaacttgttgcatttagCTGTGGGTTGTACGTGACCAGACTACAGTTAGATTAATATTGGATATTGGCTATTCTATGAATATATTTTCTCAACTATTGAAAACAATGGTTGTAAtcattcttcctcttccagtaatcacaaatgtattcatcaatgtgcttttattcatttactttacaagttattgaaggtggaaaaacaaatatccaCTGAATATCTAatatccaatatccaatatcaagctaactttactcTGGTTTTTACGTGTAGGTTGAGAGATAGTGATGGTGCTAGCTGtctttccagttgagaaaaagtgagttgtGCCCCTTATGCAAAATGtaacatgtcttgtagctgcgTTGCATTATGGACTATtaaggctactgtcagtggagaatctggcattcctctccctcttcttcccatATGATTGTtgatgcaaaatggtgagtctagaaaatGTTTTGTGTAAGACATATAGGATTgatatacattttcaaataataggGCCTATGAATAATGTGTGGGAGGGAAATACTACCATATGAACATTTCATTATGTTGGCCATATATGACTGAGCAACCAATTGCTATTGAATGAAAAATTTAACGGGTGAGGTCGtataactgaaaaaatatataaatatatttttttccttttcactaGAAATGTCACTGAGGTTTGTCAGGTACCTACTTGTTCAAGGGTTGGAACAGGTAGCAGCTTCTGCAGACTGGAGAGGAACTTCCTCATTAGAGCCTGCAGTGCTGAGTCATATTTGGGGCCAAACACTGTTGGGAAAATTTTCTAAAGCACAAAGAGAAAAGTCCTTGTTAtattccaaaaaacaaacaaacactggaAGCCCTCTTTGATGCTACCATGGATTTTGAGGGCCATAATAAGTATATTATTTCTATTTGAGAGAAAGCACACACTGTGACAGTAAAACAGCTTTAACTACATCAAATGGCATTAATTATTAGAATTGAGTTAATAGCATTCTCATATTATCCAGTACCACCCAACTCACCTGATAAAAGACATCCCTCTGGCATGGATCATCCAGAAGAGTGTGAACAAGCTTGAAGAAGTTTGTCACTGATGCCTTTACCTCTGAAGTGGAAGTcttaaaaatgcaaatgaacagcACATAAGTAAATGCAGATGACTGACATGTAGAGTGATGAGAATTCACCAAGGGCACCTACTTCTTTATCCTGCTTAGTAATGAAGGTATTTATTCTGGCCAAATGAGGCTGGATAGTCTGTGGGCTGGCAAATTCATCAGTTCGGCACAACTCTAGCACCACCTGTTGGCATATAAAGAGATCAAATTACTTACAGGAGGGTTGTATTTTGACAACAGTGTCACATGTGGAGGGGTAGCAATGAGCATGAGCTAACAGTGGGGGAAGCTATCACT
Protein-coding sequences here:
- the LOC139925591 gene encoding TERF1-interacting nuclear factor 2-like, with protein sequence MSKISSDHGSPLPLSSLRLIVPPLQLVSAALWEIVKQGAVMYYGLLEEFVTTVLEAVPDLLTYRERVQLVMGLRARVVLELCRTDEFASPQTIQPHLARINTFITKQDKETSTSEVKASVTNFFKLVHTLLDDPCQRDVFYQKIFPTVFGPKYDSALQALMRKFLSSLQKLLPVPTLEQI